DNA sequence from the Ruminococcus albus 7 = DSM 20455 genome:
CGCACCCACCTGAATGATATCAACATCGTCGAAAAGGTCGATATCGCTGACGTCCATTATCTCGGTGACAATGGGCAGACCTGTCTCAGCTCTTGCTTTTTTCAGGATATCAATGCCCTCCTTGCCAAGACCCTGGAAAGCGTAAGGCGAAGTTCTCGGCTTGAATGCGCCGCCGCGAAGCATTGTGGCACCTGCTTCCTTGACGGCAATAGCGGTCTTGATAGTCTGTTCCTCGGTCTCAACCGAGCAGGGACCCGCAATTACCTGCAAGCGGTCGCCGCCCAGCTTTCTGCCGCGGACATCTATCACAGTGTCCAGCGGGTGGAAACGTCTGTTGGCGTTTTTGTAGGGTTCCTGCACACGCTTGACAGTGTCAACTATCTCCCTGGCCTGCACCGATTCGATATCCACCGCTGTTGTATCACCGATAAGACCGATTATCTTCGAGTGTACGCCCTCTACAAGATTTGATTTCACATCGAACCTTGTGAGCCATTCCATAAGTTCCTCGATCTGCTTTTTGTTGGCGCTGTCTTTTAATACGATAACCATAATGATTCCTCCTGTAAATAAATAGAAATAATTAGAATATATTGTCAGAAAATCTGCATCAAAAAAACCGTGCTCTCGTAATACGAAAGCACGGTCTGTGACCTGAATGGATATATTGTCAGCCCATATCCGGCTGTACACCCGTCCGCATAGCTTTCATACCACGACAAATAAGCTTGTAGCCAAAAAATCGGCTAAAGCTAAAGAAGTATGTAAAGACAGCGAATACGGTGATAAGCTTCATTACGGGTCAACCTTTCTGT
Encoded proteins:
- the aroF gene encoding 3-deoxy-7-phosphoheptulonate synthase — translated: MVIVLKDSANKKQIEELMEWLTRFDVKSNLVEGVHSKIIGLIGDTTAVDIESVQAREIVDTVKRVQEPYKNANRRFHPLDTVIDVRGRKLGGDRLQVIAGPCSVETEEQTIKTAIAVKEAGATMLRGGAFKPRTSPYAFQGLGKEGIDILKKARAETGLPIVTEIMDVSDIDLFDDVDIIQVGARNSQNFTLLKALGRLNKPILLKRGLSGTLQELLMSAEYIMSEGNSQVILCERGIRTYETATRNTLDLASVPLLKQKTHLPVTVDPSHATGIASLVEPCSLGAVAMGCHALEIEVHIDPEHAWSDGAQSLTPEKFKAVMNKIRAMAEFCGRPVDAD